The Blautia hydrogenotrophica DSM 10507 genome window below encodes:
- a CDS encoding spore maturation protein translates to MRFFMFLSNFIFPLMIFVIVGYGLLMKKDIYSAFLSGAQEGLGIVVRILPTLIGLIIGVGVLRSCGVLDLLGDLFSRFTAETGFGPELFSLALVRLFSSSAATGVALDIFKEYGTDSLTGLAASIMMSCTETVFYTMSVYFAAAKITKTRYTVRGALLATAAGIAASVVLAAGMI, encoded by the coding sequence ATGAGATTTTTTATGTTTCTCTCTAATTTTATATTCCCTCTTATGATATTTGTGATTGTCGGTTATGGGCTTTTGATGAAGAAGGACATATACAGTGCTTTTTTATCAGGAGCTCAGGAGGGCCTGGGAATTGTTGTGAGGATACTGCCTACGCTCATTGGACTGATAATAGGGGTGGGAGTTCTGCGTTCCTGTGGGGTGTTGGATTTGCTGGGAGATTTGTTTTCTAGATTTACAGCCGAGACGGGCTTTGGACCAGAGCTGTTTTCCCTGGCGCTGGTGAGACTTTTTTCTTCCAGCGCAGCGACAGGGGTAGCCCTAGATATTTTTAAGGAGTATGGGACCGATTCTCTTACAGGACTTGCAGCGTCCATTATGATGAGTTGTACGGAGACCGTGTTTTATACGATGAGCGTCTATTTTGCTGCTGCTAAGATCACGAAGACCCGTTATACGGTGAGAGGGGCGCTTCTGGCTACGGCGGCGGGAATCGCGGCGAGTGTAGTGTTGGCGGCAGGTATGATATAA
- a CDS encoding GH25 family lysozyme, whose protein sequence is MEIRGIDVSAYNRVTDYKKVAKAGIKVAILRITERGNKVDSTFYGNYEGFVGAGIKVGVYKYSYALSVAQAQEEARKVLETLSGRKLDYPVFYDMEWSEQRSLPRTTVTAIVKAFRKVIVDGGYLFGIYCNTDWYYHVLDTASLPYDYWLAAYPYNDKGQIVESLRPPVGIGWQYSSKGRIPGIEGDVDLDVFYKDFSGGSSGEDASGTVSYTVKAGDTLSGIAQKYNTTVEKLVSLNHISDANLIYVGQKIQIPKTDEAYKTWVGACTGNSVNVRKGPGLSYGNIAGYPRLNKGNLVDVIGEKNANDGVPWYYIWIAKKYKGYVRHDYIRRV, encoded by the coding sequence ATGGAAATCAGAGGTATTGATGTGAGCGCGTATAATCGTGTGACAGACTACAAAAAAGTGGCGAAGGCTGGGATTAAAGTAGCAATTCTTCGAATCACAGAGAGAGGAAATAAAGTAGACTCTACTTTTTATGGAAATTATGAAGGCTTTGTGGGAGCAGGAATTAAAGTAGGGGTATATAAATACAGCTATGCGCTGTCTGTAGCACAAGCCCAGGAGGAGGCCCGCAAAGTCTTGGAGACTCTGAGCGGCAGAAAATTGGATTATCCAGTTTTCTATGATATGGAATGGAGTGAGCAAAGATCTTTACCGAGAACCACAGTGACAGCTATAGTGAAAGCATTCCGCAAGGTGATTGTGGATGGTGGCTACTTATTTGGAATTTACTGTAATACAGATTGGTATTACCATGTGCTGGATACAGCATCCCTTCCTTATGATTATTGGCTGGCTGCGTATCCTTATAATGATAAAGGACAAATCGTCGAAAGTTTGCGTCCACCGGTAGGAATCGGCTGGCAGTACAGCTCAAAGGGACGGATTCCGGGGATAGAAGGAGACGTGGATTTGGATGTGTTTTATAAAGACTTTTCCGGCGGGAGCTCTGGGGAAGATGCTTCAGGTACTGTTTCCTACACGGTAAAAGCAGGGGACACACTATCTGGAATTGCTCAAAAATACAATACTACGGTGGAGAAACTGGTGAGCCTGAATCATATCAGCGATGCAAATCTAATCTATGTCGGACAGAAGATTCAGATTCCGAAGACAGATGAGGCCTACAAAACTTGGGTGGGTGCCTGTACGGGAAACAGTGTCAATGTGAGAAAAGGACCGGGGTTGAGCTACGGCAATATTGCAGGGTATCCGAGACTGAACAAGGGGAACCTTGTGGATGTAATCGGGGAGAAAAACGCGAATGATGGGGTACCGTGGTACTATATTTGGATTGCGAAGAAGTATAAAGGTTATGTCCGTCATGATTACATCCGCAGAGTATGA
- a CDS encoding glycogen/starch/alpha-glucan phosphorylase, protein MIIDKQFEKETFKKSVRDNVRFLFRKTLEEATPQQIFQAVSYSVKDVIIDNWLLTQKTYEEQDPKTVYYMSMEFLMGRALGNNLLNLTAYKEVKEALDELGINLNAIEDEEPDPALGNGGLGRLAACFLDSLATLGYSAYGCGIRYRYGMFKQKIEDGYQIEEPDNWLKDGYPFELRRPEYAKEVHFGGYVRVEYDQEKGENKFIHEGYQAVKAIPYDMPIVGYNNKIVNTLRIWDAEPIVDFGLDSFDKGDYRKAVEQENLARNIVEVLYPNDNHYAGKELRLKQQYFFISASIQAAIVKYKKTHDDIMKLHEKVTFQMNDTHPTMAVAELMRILMDVEGLGWDQAWAITTKTVAYTNHTIMAEALEKWPIELFSRLLPRIYQIIEEINRRFIIEIQNRYPGNYEKIKKMAIIYDGQVKMAHLAIVAGYSVNGVARLHTEILKNQELKDFYEMMPEKFNNKTNGITQRRFLLHGNPLLADWVTSHIGADWITDLSQIRKLAIYADDEKAQQEFMNIKYQNKVRLAKYILKHNGIEVDPRSIFDVQVKRLHEYKRQLLNILHVMYLYNQIKQHPEMDFFPRTFIFGAKAAAGYRRAKLTIKLINAVADVVNHDTSINGKLKVVFIENYRVSNAEMIFAAADVSEQISTASKEASGTGNMKFMLNGAVTLGTMDGANVEIVEEVGEENAFIFGLSSDQVINYENHGGYDPHVIYNTDGEIRQVMMELINGKYSNDTELFRDLYNSLLNTQSSDRADTYFILADFRSYAEAHKRVEEAYRDERRWAKMAMLNTACSGKFTSDRTIQEYVDDIWHLDKVKIDAE, encoded by the coding sequence ATGATTATCGACAAACAGTTTGAAAAAGAGACGTTTAAGAAGAGTGTGCGCGACAATGTGAGATTTTTGTTCAGAAAGACATTGGAAGAGGCGACTCCTCAGCAGATCTTTCAGGCAGTTTCTTATTCTGTAAAAGATGTAATCATTGATAACTGGCTGCTGACGCAGAAGACATACGAAGAGCAGGATCCAAAGACGGTGTATTATATGTCTATGGAGTTTTTGATGGGTCGTGCTCTTGGAAATAACCTGTTGAACTTAACTGCTTATAAGGAGGTTAAGGAAGCTCTGGATGAGCTGGGAATCAATCTGAATGCGATTGAAGACGAGGAACCAGACCCAGCTTTAGGCAATGGTGGTCTGGGCCGTCTGGCCGCCTGCTTTTTGGATTCTCTGGCGACTCTTGGATATAGTGCCTATGGATGTGGAATTCGTTACCGCTATGGGATGTTCAAGCAGAAGATCGAGGATGGATATCAGATAGAAGAGCCGGACAACTGGTTGAAAGATGGGTATCCATTTGAGCTGCGCCGGCCGGAATATGCAAAAGAAGTGCATTTCGGTGGGTATGTGAGAGTGGAGTACGATCAAGAAAAAGGTGAGAATAAGTTTATTCACGAAGGGTACCAGGCAGTAAAGGCAATTCCCTATGATATGCCGATTGTGGGCTATAACAATAAGATCGTGAACACGCTTAGAATCTGGGATGCGGAACCGATTGTGGATTTTGGACTGGATTCTTTTGACAAGGGAGATTACCGCAAAGCAGTAGAGCAGGAGAATTTGGCGAGAAATATTGTGGAAGTTCTCTATCCAAATGACAATCACTATGCAGGAAAAGAGCTTCGTCTGAAACAGCAGTATTTCTTCATCTCCGCTAGTATTCAGGCTGCGATTGTAAAATATAAGAAGACTCACGATGATATTATGAAGCTTCACGAAAAGGTGACGTTCCAGATGAATGATACGCATCCAACGATGGCGGTGGCTGAGCTGATGCGTATCCTGATGGACGTGGAAGGCTTAGGATGGGACCAGGCATGGGCAATCACTACAAAGACCGTGGCTTACACCAACCATACGATCATGGCGGAGGCGTTGGAAAAATGGCCGATTGAGCTGTTTTCCAGACTGCTTCCGAGAATCTACCAGATCATTGAGGAGATCAACCGTAGGTTCATTATCGAGATTCAGAATCGCTATCCTGGCAATTATGAGAAAATTAAAAAGATGGCGATCATCTATGATGGTCAGGTAAAAATGGCGCATCTGGCGATTGTGGCAGGCTATTCCGTAAACGGTGTGGCGAGACTTCATACGGAAATTCTGAAAAATCAGGAGCTGAAGGATTTCTATGAGATGATGCCAGAGAAGTTTAACAATAAGACCAATGGAATTACCCAGAGACGATTCTTGCTTCATGGAAATCCACTTTTGGCGGATTGGGTGACTAGCCATATCGGAGCGGACTGGATTACCGATTTGAGTCAGATTCGTAAGCTGGCGATCTATGCAGATGACGAGAAAGCTCAGCAGGAGTTTATGAATATCAAGTATCAGAATAAGGTGCGCTTGGCGAAGTATATTCTGAAGCACAATGGCATTGAGGTAGATCCCAGATCTATTTTTGATGTACAGGTGAAGAGGCTGCATGAGTATAAGCGGCAATTGCTGAATATTCTGCATGTGATGTATCTGTATAATCAGATCAAGCAGCATCCAGAGATGGACTTTTTCCCAAGGACTTTTATCTTTGGTGCAAAGGCGGCAGCAGGTTACAGACGTGCAAAGCTGACGATTAAATTGATTAATGCGGTGGCGGATGTAGTAAACCATGACACCAGCATCAATGGAAAGCTGAAAGTGGTATTTATTGAGAACTATCGTGTTTCTAATGCTGAGATGATTTTTGCAGCAGCCGATGTGTCTGAACAGATCTCGACGGCGAGCAAGGAAGCTTCCGGTACTGGAAATATGAAGTTTATGCTCAACGGTGCCGTGACTCTCGGAACCATGGATGGAGCGAATGTAGAGATTGTGGAGGAAGTTGGGGAGGAGAATGCGTTTATCTTCGGCCTTAGTTCCGATCAGGTTATCAATTACGAGAATCATGGAGGCTATGATCCTCATGTGATCTACAATACGGATGGGGAGATTCGCCAAGTAATGATGGAATTGATTAATGGAAAATACTCCAATGATACAGAATTGTTCCGAGATCTCTATAATTCTCTGCTGAATACTCAGAGCAGTGACCGGGCGGACACCTATTTCATTTTGGCGGATTTCCGGTCATATGCAGAGGCTCACAAAAGAGTCGAAGAGGCATATAGGGATGAGAGACGTTGGGCGAAAATGGCGATGCTGAATACTGCGTGCAGTGGAAAGTTCACATCTGACAGGACGATACAGGAATACGTGGATGATATTTGGCACCTGGATAAGGTGAAAATTGACGCGGAGTAA
- a CDS encoding nucleoside recognition protein yields MNYLWGGMILIGIVYGMCTGNISEVTQAVIQSSKEAVNLCIGMAGITAFWNGLMKIAEESGMVEGMTIKIRPLLNFLFPGLVGEEKARKYIAVNMIANFLGLGMAATPAGLKAMEELEKIEEARRRGAISGKPRPRGEASNEMCNFLIINISSLQLVPVTMLAYRGQYGSVNPTAIIGPAIVATMVSTVAGVIYCKWKDRR; encoded by the coding sequence ATGAACTATCTATGGGGCGGTATGATTCTCATAGGAATCGTCTATGGAATGTGTACTGGTAACATATCAGAAGTCACGCAGGCAGTCATACAGTCATCGAAAGAAGCGGTGAATCTTTGCATTGGAATGGCGGGGATCACCGCTTTTTGGAATGGGCTGATGAAGATTGCGGAGGAGTCCGGGATGGTGGAGGGGATGACCATTAAAATTCGACCTCTGTTGAACTTTTTGTTTCCCGGTTTGGTGGGGGAGGAAAAGGCCAGGAAATATATAGCGGTAAATATGATCGCAAATTTTCTGGGGCTGGGAATGGCAGCCACACCGGCAGGGTTAAAAGCGATGGAAGAACTGGAAAAGATAGAGGAGGCCAGAAGAAGAGGTGCCATCTCTGGAAAACCGCGGCCGAGGGGAGAAGCGAGCAATGAGATGTGTAACTTTCTTATTATAAATATTTCTTCGTTGCAGCTAGTGCCGGTGACTATGCTGGCCTACCGTGGTCAGTATGGCAGCGTAAATCCAACGGCGATTATAGGTCCGGCGATTGTAGCGACTATGGTCAGTACTGTGGCAGGAGTTATTTACTGTAAATGGAAGGACAGAAGGTAG
- the ileS gene encoding isoleucine--tRNA ligase, giving the protein MYQKVDTNLNFADREKKVEEFWRENHIFEKSMECRKEGETYTFYDGPPTANGKPHIGHVLTRVIKDMIPRYRTMKGYMVPRKAGWDTHGLPVELEVEKMLGLDGKEQIEEYGLEPFINHCKESVWQYKGMWEDFSQTVGFWADMEHPYVTYHDDFIESEWWALKKIWEKGLLYKGYKIVPYCPRCGTPLSSHEVAQGYKDVKERSAVVRFKAVGEDAYYLAWTTTPWTLPSNVALCVNPVECYVKVRKNDEGKVYYMAEALVEKVLGEDVEILERYTGKDLEYREYEPLFNFVTPKKKAYYVTCADYVTLTDGTGVVHTAPAFGEDDSQVGRRYDLPFVQLVNEKGEMTEETAWAGKFCKDADLPILQDLEDRGLLYDAPKFEHSYPHCWRCDTPLIYYARESWFIKMTAVKDDLIRNNNTINWIPESIGKGRFGDWLENVQDWGISRNRYWGTPLNIWECECGHMHSIGSKAELKEMSENCPEDIELHRPYIDEVTIKCPKCGKEMHRVPEVIDCWFDSGAMPFAQHHYPFENQELFEQQFPADFISEAVDQTRGWFYSLLAISTLIFNKAPYKNVIVLGHVQDENGQKMSKSKGNAVDPFDALRDYGADAIRWYFYVNSAPWLPNRFHGKAVVEGQRKFMGTLWNTYAFFVLYANIDKFDATKYTLDYDKLPVMDKWLLSKLNSVVKSVDENLENYRIPESARALQDFVDEMSNWYVRRSRERFWAKGMPQDKINAYMTLYTALVTISKAAAPMIPFMTEDIYRNLVCSIDKDAPESIHLCDFPEVKEEWIDKELEKNMEDLLDVVVLGRACRNTANIKNRQPIGTMFVKAPFELDDFYLDIIADELNVKEVKFADNVGSFISYNFKPQLKTVGPKYGKLLNGIRQYLSEVDGTKAMEELKANGTLNFQVNGSDVSLSEEDLLIETAQKEGYVTENSGKISVVLDTNLTPELLEEGFVREIISKIQTMRKEAGFEVTDKICVSAKNNEKVMEIMKANAEEIKVEVLADEMLLGETKGFEKEWNINKEKVTMGVSKQ; this is encoded by the coding sequence GTGTATCAGAAAGTAGATACGAATCTGAATTTCGCAGACAGAGAGAAAAAAGTCGAAGAATTCTGGAGAGAAAACCATATTTTTGAAAAAAGTATGGAATGCCGCAAAGAAGGCGAGACTTATACTTTTTATGATGGTCCGCCGACGGCCAATGGAAAACCTCATATCGGACATGTATTGACTAGAGTAATCAAGGATATGATCCCCCGTTACCGTACAATGAAAGGGTATATGGTTCCGCGAAAAGCGGGCTGGGACACCCATGGACTTCCTGTGGAACTGGAAGTGGAAAAAATGCTGGGCTTAGATGGCAAAGAGCAGATTGAGGAGTACGGTCTGGAACCATTTATCAATCACTGCAAAGAAAGTGTTTGGCAGTACAAAGGAATGTGGGAAGACTTTTCCCAGACGGTAGGCTTTTGGGCGGATATGGAGCATCCTTATGTAACCTATCATGACGATTTCATTGAATCTGAGTGGTGGGCATTAAAGAAAATCTGGGAGAAAGGGCTGCTCTACAAGGGATATAAGATTGTTCCCTATTGTCCAAGATGTGGAACGCCATTGTCCAGCCATGAGGTTGCTCAGGGGTATAAAGACGTGAAAGAGCGCTCCGCAGTTGTACGCTTTAAGGCAGTGGGCGAGGATGCCTACTATCTGGCATGGACCACGACTCCATGGACTTTGCCGTCCAACGTGGCTCTCTGTGTCAATCCGGTGGAATGCTATGTGAAGGTCAGAAAGAATGACGAGGGAAAAGTCTACTACATGGCAGAAGCTCTGGTGGAAAAAGTGTTGGGCGAAGATGTGGAGATTTTGGAGCGTTACACAGGAAAAGATCTGGAATATAGAGAATATGAGCCGTTGTTTAATTTTGTAACGCCAAAGAAAAAAGCTTACTATGTGACTTGCGCGGACTATGTCACTTTGACAGACGGTACCGGCGTGGTACACACTGCTCCGGCGTTTGGTGAGGACGACTCTCAGGTCGGCCGCCGCTATGATCTGCCGTTTGTACAACTGGTAAATGAAAAAGGTGAGATGACTGAGGAGACAGCTTGGGCAGGAAAGTTCTGCAAAGACGCGGACCTGCCGATTCTTCAGGACTTGGAGGACCGTGGTCTGCTGTACGACGCTCCGAAGTTCGAGCACAGCTACCCGCATTGCTGGAGATGTGACACCCCGCTGATCTATTATGCCCGTGAGTCCTGGTTCATCAAGATGACTGCGGTCAAAGACGATCTGATTCGCAACAACAATACGATCAACTGGATTCCGGAGAGTATCGGAAAAGGACGCTTCGGTGATTGGTTGGAAAATGTCCAGGACTGGGGAATCAGCCGTAACCGTTACTGGGGGACTCCTCTGAATATCTGGGAGTGTGAATGTGGACATATGCATTCCATCGGCAGTAAGGCAGAGTTAAAAGAGATGTCTGAGAACTGTCCGGAGGATATTGAGCTTCATCGTCCTTACATCGATGAAGTGACGATCAAGTGTCCGAAATGTGGAAAGGAAATGCACAGAGTACCAGAGGTAATCGACTGCTGGTTTGACTCTGGGGCGATGCCTTTTGCACAGCACCATTATCCATTTGAGAACCAGGAACTTTTTGAACAGCAGTTCCCGGCAGATTTTATCTCTGAGGCTGTAGACCAGACTCGTGGATGGTTCTATTCTTTGCTGGCGATCTCAACTTTGATCTTCAACAAAGCTCCATATAAGAATGTAATCGTTCTGGGACATGTGCAGGATGAGAATGGACAGAAGATGAGCAAATCCAAAGGCAATGCGGTTGACCCGTTTGACGCGCTGAGAGATTACGGTGCAGACGCAATCCGCTGGTATTTCTATGTGAACAGCGCTCCATGGCTGCCGAACCGTTTCCATGGAAAAGCGGTTGTGGAAGGCCAGCGTAAATTCATGGGTACTTTGTGGAATACCTACGCATTTTTCGTGCTGTACGCGAATATTGATAAATTTGATGCGACAAAATATACTTTGGATTATGACAAGCTGCCGGTTATGGACAAATGGCTGTTGTCTAAGCTGAATTCTGTAGTAAAAAGTGTGGATGAGAATCTGGAAAACTACCGGATTCCTGAGAGTGCGAGAGCGTTGCAGGATTTTGTGGATGAGATGAGCAACTGGTATGTCAGAAGGAGCAGGGAGCGTTTCTGGGCAAAAGGTATGCCCCAGGATAAAATCAATGCTTATATGACACTGTATACAGCTTTGGTGACCATCTCTAAGGCAGCAGCTCCGATGATTCCGTTTATGACAGAGGATATCTACCGCAATCTGGTATGCAGTATCGACAAAGATGCTCCGGAAAGTATTCATCTGTGCGACTTCCCTGAGGTGAAGGAGGAATGGATTGACAAGGAACTGGAGAAAAATATGGAAGATCTGCTGGATGTGGTTGTGTTGGGAAGAGCTTGCAGAAATACCGCAAATATCAAGAACCGCCAGCCAATTGGAACCATGTTTGTGAAAGCTCCATTCGAATTGGATGATTTTTACCTGGATATTATCGCAGATGAGCTGAATGTAAAAGAAGTGAAGTTCGCGGATAATGTCGGCTCCTTTATTTCTTATAACTTTAAGCCACAGCTGAAGACTGTAGGCCCGAAATATGGTAAACTGCTGAATGGTATCCGTCAGTATCTCTCTGAGGTGGACGGAACGAAAGCGATGGAAGAGTTAAAGGCAAATGGAACTTTGAACTTCCAGGTGAACGGCAGTGATGTCTCTCTTTCTGAAGAGGATCTGTTGATCGAGACAGCTCAGAAAGAAGGATATGTGACAGAGAATAGTGGCAAGATTTCCGTAGTTTTGGATACGAATCTGACACCGGAGCTTTTGGAAGAAGGCTTTGTGCGTGAGATTATCAGCAAGATCCAGACCATGAGAAAAGAAGCGGGCTTTGAAGTGACAGATAAGATCTGTGTATCTGCAAAGAATAATGAGAAGGTTATGGAAATCATGAAGGCCAATGCAGAGGAAATCAAAGTGGAAGTTTTGGCAGATGAGATGCTCTTAGGTGAGACGAAAGGCTTTGAAAAAGAGTGGAACATCAACAAAGAAAAAGTGACGATGGGTGTATCCAAACAGTGA
- a CDS encoding LysR family transcriptional regulator, which translates to MNIQQIIYVVEVYKLHSFSLAAHSLFVSQPRLSQAIRDLERELGFDIFERNRKGISGTTVRGYEFIIQARNVLKQFSSLENFKESPVSSFHLATTLVSQAQNAFVNLCSQNAQNPHLNFDMFFCGCYEAVDRVKNFGYDLGIVTIIDPQLSDWMSYFKSSKLDFHDLLCSKYQITVHQNSDLAARSSIKPEDLEGYTYITEKCSRMNSLTLQVYSLLDKICPKARITVSNTDIMYQLVSDNRAFTLDCMPLDEKTCRKYSLVSRPLDENLRVHFGYIVPANMPLSQLSITYLELLKKELLLHR; encoded by the coding sequence ATGAATATTCAACAAATCATCTATGTTGTAGAAGTATATAAACTACACTCTTTCAGTTTGGCCGCTCACTCTCTCTTTGTCTCCCAGCCAAGGCTCAGCCAGGCAATACGTGACTTAGAAAGAGAACTGGGCTTTGATATCTTCGAGAGAAACCGAAAGGGCATCTCTGGAACCACCGTGCGCGGATATGAATTTATCATACAGGCCCGCAATGTGCTAAAGCAATTCTCCAGCCTGGAAAACTTCAAGGAGTCTCCGGTATCTTCTTTCCACCTTGCAACAACCCTTGTCTCCCAGGCTCAGAACGCCTTTGTCAACCTATGCAGCCAAAATGCCCAAAACCCTCATCTTAACTTTGACATGTTTTTCTGCGGATGTTATGAGGCTGTGGACCGAGTAAAAAATTTTGGTTACGATCTAGGAATTGTCACAATTATCGACCCGCAATTGAGCGACTGGATGTCTTATTTCAAAAGCTCTAAGCTAGACTTTCATGATCTACTCTGTTCCAAATATCAAATCACTGTTCACCAGAACTCTGACCTTGCTGCCAGAAGTTCCATCAAGCCTGAAGACTTGGAAGGTTATACCTATATCACCGAGAAATGCTCCCGTATGAATTCCCTCACTCTGCAAGTCTACTCACTTCTTGACAAGATTTGCCCGAAAGCTCGGATTACGGTCTCCAACACCGATATTATGTACCAACTTGTTTCTGATAACCGGGCCTTTACGCTGGACTGTATGCCTCTGGACGAAAAAACCTGTCGAAAATACAGCCTGGTCAGTCGACCCCTGGATGAAAACCTCCGTGTTCACTTCGGTTATATAGTTCCAGCTAACATGCCCTTGAGTCAGTTGTCGATTACCTATCTGGAACTCTTGAAAAAGGAGCTATTGCTCCATAGATGA